A single window of Micrococcaceae bacterium Sec5.1 DNA harbors:
- a CDS encoding histidine phosphatase family protein — MKLLLIRHGQTPGNVAGQLDTAFPGPGLTELGERQAAALPEALADESIQALYTSTLLRTQRTVIPLAKATGLEPEILNGVHEIEAGSLEKKTDHESHLRYMSTVFAWSDGDLDVRMPGAFNGHDFFARFDASVEKVAAAGHSTAAIVSHGAAIRCWAGRRAEDIDTLFAETHQLPNTGIVALEGDLESGWRVLHWDQIPVGGLALADQTAEDPTGEAL; from the coding sequence ATGAAGCTCCTACTGATCAGGCACGGACAGACCCCCGGCAACGTTGCTGGCCAATTGGATACTGCCTTTCCTGGCCCGGGGTTGACGGAACTCGGCGAACGGCAAGCGGCCGCGCTCCCGGAGGCTCTTGCAGACGAGTCCATTCAGGCCCTCTACACCTCCACGCTGCTCCGAACCCAGCGGACGGTGATACCGCTCGCCAAGGCCACGGGACTGGAACCGGAAATCCTGAACGGCGTCCATGAGATTGAAGCTGGTTCGTTGGAGAAGAAGACGGATCATGAATCGCATTTGCGGTACATGAGCACGGTGTTCGCCTGGTCCGACGGCGACCTCGACGTTCGCATGCCGGGCGCCTTCAACGGCCACGACTTCTTTGCCCGCTTCGATGCCTCCGTGGAAAAGGTCGCGGCCGCGGGCCATTCGACGGCGGCCATCGTCAGCCATGGAGCCGCAATCCGCTGCTGGGCAGGCCGCAGGGCAGAGGATATCGACACTCTCTTCGCTGAGACCCATCAATTGCCCAATACCGGAATCGTGGCGCTGGAAGGCGATCTGGAATCAGGCTGGCGCGTGCTGCACTGGGACCAGATTCCCGTGGGTGGGCTCGCCTTGGCAGATCAGACGGCCGAGGACCCAACGGGCGAGGCATTGTGA
- a CDS encoding GNAT family N-acetyltransferase, whose protein sequence is MQTNPRLNIRQVTWANPVGADLRAAQQAELDARFGTTDHEPGPPPTEADTAVFVVAYEKSSGQPLGCGGLRMLDENTAEIKRLYVVPYARGSGVASSILAALEAQAHSHGFSVIAAEAGSAQSDGRSFYVSAGFAEVPNFGPYVGVNGSYCYSKRINSHSASRTAMA, encoded by the coding sequence ATGCAGACCAACCCCCGGCTCAACATCCGGCAGGTCACCTGGGCGAATCCGGTAGGCGCTGACCTCCGCGCCGCGCAACAGGCTGAACTGGATGCCCGGTTCGGAACAACGGATCACGAGCCCGGTCCCCCGCCCACCGAAGCTGACACTGCGGTTTTCGTTGTGGCTTACGAGAAATCCTCCGGACAACCGCTCGGATGCGGCGGCCTGAGGATGTTGGACGAGAACACAGCTGAGATCAAGCGTCTGTACGTGGTTCCCTATGCGCGGGGTTCAGGAGTCGCGAGCTCCATCCTGGCCGCGCTCGAAGCACAGGCCCACTCACACGGTTTCAGCGTGATAGCAGCTGAGGCAGGATCAGCCCAGTCTGATGGACGGAGCTTCTACGTGAGTGCTGGATTCGCCGAAGTTCCCAATTTTGGCCCTTACGTCGGCGTAAACGGGTCTTACTGCTACTCCAAGCGGATCAACTCCCACAGCGCCTCCCGCACGGCGATGGCCTAG
- a CDS encoding hotdog domain-containing protein has translation MEKADITFRTRKWVRPEDLNANGTLFGGSLLKWIDEEAAIYAILQLGNGRAVTKYISEINFVSSAVQGDLIEMGLTAKRFGRTSLTMRAEVRNMITRQSILTIEEIVFVNMGADGRPQPHGYTEITYDRDRIPTHHLTETLHED, from the coding sequence ATGGAAAAAGCAGACATCACCTTCCGCACCCGCAAATGGGTGCGGCCCGAGGACCTTAATGCCAACGGCACACTCTTCGGTGGAAGCCTGCTGAAGTGGATCGACGAAGAGGCAGCGATCTACGCCATCCTCCAGTTGGGCAATGGCCGCGCGGTCACCAAGTACATCTCCGAAATCAACTTCGTGAGCTCAGCGGTTCAGGGCGACCTCATAGAGATGGGGCTGACGGCCAAACGCTTCGGCCGCACCTCCTTGACCATGCGCGCGGAGGTCCGGAACATGATCACCCGGCAGAGCATCCTGACCATTGAGGAAATCGTGTTCGTGAACATGGGCGCCGATGGCCGCCCGCAGCCCCACGGCTACACGGAAATCACGTATGACCGGGACCGCATCCCCACCCATCACCTGACGGAAACGCTGCACGAGGACTGA
- a CDS encoding SDR family oxidoreductase — translation MTFSDYTTALVTGASTGMGAAISERLAKRGLTVHAVARNEERLAELADRTGAIPHVVDLTNTAALAAVVNDLSVDVLVNCAGVSRPGNILDSSEEDIDELVDVNLRGLLQLTRLVLPGMVERDLGHVINISSIAGTYNFYGHTVYHATKAAVHQISRQLRNDTVGKRIRVTEICPGRVETEIFGRNMGGTPEAMEEAWKTYYEGYESLTTDDIVNALDYAIETPRHVNVGMLELMPTFQVPGGLTFDRR, via the coding sequence ATGACTTTTTCCGACTACACCACGGCTCTCGTCACCGGAGCGTCAACCGGAATGGGTGCAGCCATTTCCGAACGACTCGCCAAGCGCGGCCTGACGGTTCACGCCGTGGCCCGCAACGAGGAACGCCTTGCCGAATTGGCCGACCGCACCGGGGCGATCCCGCACGTAGTGGACCTGACCAACACAGCCGCGCTGGCCGCCGTCGTGAATGACCTCAGCGTGGACGTCCTGGTGAACTGCGCCGGGGTTTCCCGGCCGGGGAACATTCTGGACTCGTCCGAAGAGGACATCGACGAACTCGTGGACGTCAATCTCCGCGGCCTGCTTCAGCTCACCCGCCTGGTGCTGCCGGGCATGGTGGAGCGGGACCTTGGCCACGTCATCAACATCAGTTCGATCGCCGGCACCTACAACTTCTATGGACACACCGTGTATCACGCCACCAAGGCTGCCGTGCACCAGATCTCCCGCCAGCTTCGCAACGACACCGTCGGCAAGCGGATCCGCGTCACCGAGATTTGCCCGGGACGCGTGGAGACAGAAATTTTCGGCCGGAATATGGGCGGCACACCCGAGGCCATGGAAGAAGCCTGGAAGACGTACTACGAGGGCTACGAGTCATTGACCACGGACGACATCGTGAATGCCCTGGACTACGCTATCGAAACGCCCCGCCACGTCAACGTGGGCATGCTTGAGCTCATGCCGACGTTCCAGGTACCCGGCGGCCTGACGTTCGACCGGCGCTAA
- a CDS encoding MFS transporter — MTASTNAAPTQHERLTGRQTRKVVTAGCVGIFVELYDNGIFAFMAGTLALVFLAPGNPDNALLFVFAGYAVSFFVRPLGAVVCGYLGDRIGRQKLLVFVILLISVATAGIGLLPPFAAIGVAAPILLVLLRLLQGFSVGGEAAGAMTFLAEHAPEGKRGIITSYAQIASFAALLTGTLVAFSMSPWLTQAAIDAGGFGSFAWRIPFLVAIPMGIIGWYIRKAIADTPNFVKLKEEGGLSKNPLKEAFKSAEHRRAMLLALFIPLMNGSGYYVLFSYMPTFLKGKQLNFTIGEALLVTACSLVVICIAIPFMGALSDRVGRKKVIAGSAIAMAALGIPSYALIATGQMGLAILGACIMAVVFAGHTAVIHILIVELFPTRVRYSAYGLGYNISSALFGGTAPLLMTWLISSTGNIYMPAFYAVITALGTLIAVSTVKDRAHEPLRDA, encoded by the coding sequence ATGACCGCAAGCACCAACGCTGCGCCCACGCAGCATGAGCGGCTCACGGGCCGCCAAACCCGCAAAGTTGTCACCGCAGGTTGCGTCGGCATCTTCGTGGAACTGTACGACAACGGCATTTTCGCCTTCATGGCGGGCACGCTGGCGCTCGTCTTCCTGGCACCGGGTAACCCGGACAACGCCCTGCTCTTCGTGTTCGCTGGATACGCCGTTTCGTTCTTCGTGCGACCCCTCGGCGCTGTTGTTTGTGGTTACCTCGGAGACCGGATCGGGAGGCAAAAGCTACTGGTCTTCGTCATTCTCCTGATCAGTGTTGCCACCGCTGGCATCGGCCTCTTGCCGCCATTCGCGGCCATTGGTGTTGCGGCTCCAATTCTGCTGGTTCTCCTGCGTCTGCTTCAGGGCTTCTCGGTGGGCGGCGAGGCTGCCGGTGCCATGACCTTCCTCGCTGAGCACGCCCCTGAGGGTAAGCGCGGCATCATCACCTCCTATGCGCAGATTGCCTCCTTCGCAGCACTGCTCACCGGTACGCTTGTGGCGTTCTCCATGTCCCCCTGGCTCACGCAGGCGGCCATTGACGCAGGCGGCTTCGGTTCCTTCGCCTGGCGCATCCCGTTCCTGGTCGCCATCCCCATGGGCATCATTGGTTGGTACATTCGCAAGGCCATCGCCGATACCCCCAACTTCGTAAAGCTCAAGGAAGAGGGCGGACTCTCAAAGAACCCGCTGAAGGAAGCCTTCAAATCCGCCGAGCACCGCCGTGCCATGCTCCTGGCCCTCTTCATCCCGCTCATGAATGGCTCCGGCTACTACGTCCTGTTCTCCTACATGCCCACGTTCCTCAAGGGCAAGCAGCTGAATTTCACCATCGGCGAGGCGCTCCTGGTGACTGCCTGCAGCCTGGTTGTCATCTGCATCGCGATCCCGTTCATGGGTGCGCTGTCGGATCGCGTGGGGCGCAAGAAGGTTATCGCCGGCTCCGCCATCGCCATGGCAGCCCTCGGCATCCCCTCGTACGCCCTCATTGCAACCGGCCAAATGGGCCTGGCAATCCTCGGTGCCTGCATCATGGCAGTCGTCTTCGCTGGACATACCGCAGTCATCCACATTCTGATCGTCGAGCTGTTCCCCACACGGGTCCGGTACTCGGCATACGGGCTGGGTTACAACATCTCGTCGGCACTCTTCGGCGGCACGGCTCCGCTTCTCATGACCTGGCTTATCAGCAGCACGGGCAACATCTACATGCCAGCCTTCTACGCAGTAATCACGGCACTCGGGACGCTCATCGCCGTCAGCACGGTCAAGGACCGGGCCCACGAGCCGCTGCGCGACGCTTAG